Proteins found in one Labrus bergylta chromosome 8, fLabBer1.1, whole genome shotgun sequence genomic segment:
- the LOC136179808 gene encoding sialoadhesin-like — protein MAAALTLLLIGCLLQGALCGQFESIIPKTIEVLKGSCVTIPCSFDVDDQYNVNLDNTCKALWKEFDRRLDVFDSSNPQQSTINGQLIGDLTKKDCTTTLNDMQPQNNKVYMFRMECSGVIFYFDNVKISVKVDSPRPTLTPPTLKVKEGTSVSLNCSAPAPCLSLPPNLTWSPGLGEGQETLQENQDKTKVKISVLNFNASHLHHRQEISCTAVYRKQDGSTESSVNTSLTADITYSPKGTTVQGDTNGTLTCSANANPAVKKYTWYRADRGQDTFMGTGRVLTVKASDVSGPFFCKAENELGSGRSNNKHIDVQRLEDNCGPYGGVLFWAVTGVSLTVNIVLTLCMVFLWKQRESMKPKEEDSTYMNLDHTNRSPDYDVIAKRHT, from the exons atggctgcagctctgactctcctcctcattggctgtctgctgcaag gtgccctgtgtggacagtttgagagcATTATACCAAagactatagaggttctgaagggatcctgtgtgacaatcccctgctcctttgacgtaGATGATCAATATAATGTGAACTTAGATAACacttgtaaagcattatggaaaGAATTTGATCGCAGACTTGatgtgtttgatagcagtaatccacaacagaGTACAATCAACGGACAATTGATCGGTgacctaacaaaaaaagactgcaccacaaccctgaatgacatgcaacctcaaaacaacaaagtgtatATGTTTAGAATGGAATGTTCAGGTGTGATATTCTATTTTGATAACgtgaaaatttcagtcaaag TTGATTcacccagaccgactctgactccgcccacactgaaggtgaaagagggaacctcagtgagtttgaactgctctgctccagctccctgtctgtctcttcctccaaatctgacatggagccccggcctgggtgaaggtcaggagaccctgcaggagaatcaggacaaaactaaagtcaagatctctgtgctgaacttcaacgcatcacacctccatcacagacaggaaatctcctgtactgctgtctacagaaaacaagatggcagcactgagtcatctgtgaacaccagtttaacagctgacattacat attcacccaaagggaccacagtgcaAGGAGACACAAATgggacactgacttgcagtgctaatgcaaacccagctgtaaagaaatacacctggtacagagctgatagAGGCCAGGacactttcatggggactggacgcgTTTTAACTGTTAAAGCTTCAGATGTCAGCggtccttttttctgcaaggctgaaaatgaactgggGAGTGGAcgatccaacaacaaacacatagatGTTCAGC GTCTTGAGGATAACTGTGGACCCTACGGTGGAGTTCTCTTCTGGGCTGTTACTGGAGTGTCTCTCACTGTGAACATCGTCCTCACACTCTGCATGGTGTTTCTTTG gaaacaaagagagagcatgAAGCCAAAAGAAGAGGACAGCACTTACATGAATCTGGATCACACTAACAGATCTCCAGACTATGATGTCATTGCCAAACGTCATACCTGA
- the LOC109976492 gene encoding sialoadhesin-like gives MAVALTLLLVGCLLPGALCGQFESIIPQTIEVLKGSCVTIPCSFDVEDQYNVNLDNTCKALWRESTFGPDVFDSSNPQQKGQLIGDLTQKDCTTTLNDMQPQNNKVHNFRLECDNDLKYFFDGVKISVTDDPPRPTLTPPTLKVKEGTSVSLNCSAPAPCLSLPPNLTWSPGLGEGQETLQENQDKTKVKISVLNFNASHLHHGQEISCTAVYRKQDGSTESSVNTSLTADITYSPKKPTVSVSLSGPIRQDNIVTLTCSSSTNPAVKKYTWYRADGGQDTFMGTGRVLTVKASDVSGPFFCKAENELGSGRSDNKDLYVQRLEDNCGPYGGVLFWAVTGVSLTVNIVLTLCMVFLWKQRASMKPKEEDSTYMALDHTNRSPDYDVIAKRHT, from the exons atggctgtAGCTCTCACTCTCCTTCTTGTTGGCTGTCTGCTCCCAG gtgccctgtgtggacagtttgagagcATTATACCACAGACGatagaggttctgaagggatcctgtgtgacaatcccctgctcctttgacgtaGAGGATCAATATAATGTCAACTTAGATAACacttgtaaagcattatggaGAGAAAGTACTTTTGGACCTGatgtgtttgatagcagtaatccacaacagaaaggacaattgatcggtgacctaacacaaaaagactgcaccacaaccctgaatgacatgcaacctcaaaacaacaaagtgcataATTTTAGATTGGAATGTGACAATgatctgaaatacttttttgatggcgtgaaaatttcagtcacag atgatccacccagaccgactctgactccgcccacactgaaggtgaaagagggaacctcagtgagtttgaactgctctgctccagctccctgtctgtctcttcctccaaatctgacatggagccccggcctgggtgaaggtcaggagaccctgcaggagaatcaggacaaaactaaagtcaagatctctgtgctgaacttcaacgcatcacacctccatcacggacaggaaatctcctgtactgctgtctacagaaaacaagatggcagcactgagtcatctgtgaacaccagtttaacagctgacattacat aTTCACCCAAAAAACCCACAGTGTCGGTCAGTCTGTCCGGTCCAATACGACAAGACAACAttgtgactctgacctgtagtAGCAGTAccaacccagctgtaaagaaatacacctggtacagagctgatggaggccaggacactttcatggggactggacgtgttttaactGTCAAAGCTTCAGATGTCAGCggtccttttttctgcaaggctgaaaatgaactgggGAGTGGACGATCTGACAACAAAGACTTATATGTTCAGC GTCTTGAGGATAACTGTGGACCCTACGGTGGAGTTCTCTTCTGGGCTGTTACTGGAGTGTCTCTCACTGTGAACATCGTCCTCACACTCTGCATGGTGTTTCTTTG gaaacaaagagcGAGCATGAAGCCAAAAGAAGAGGACAGCACTTACATGGCATTGGATCACACTAACAGATCTCCAGACTATGATGTCATTGCCAAACGTCATACCTGA